The proteins below come from a single Cylindrospermopsis raciborskii Cr2010 genomic window:
- a CDS encoding acyl-CoA thioesterase, which produces MIFTYQRTIRFADTDAAGVVYFANILNICHEAYEDSLIHVNINMRNFFTHPSIAYPIVHASADYLRPIYCGDKLIINLIPKKITEDKFDINYEISVNNVIVAKAITRHVCIDVATRNKRQMSGEIISWLETNRRDVEDIERKKSREEII; this is translated from the coding sequence ATGATTTTCACTTATCAAAGAACCATAAGATTTGCGGATACTGATGCAGCAGGGGTTGTTTACTTCGCGAACATTTTAAATATATGTCACGAAGCCTATGAAGATTCCCTAATACATGTTAACATCAACATGAGGAATTTCTTTACCCATCCATCAATAGCTTATCCCATTGTACATGCAAGTGCAGATTATTTACGACCAATTTATTGTGGAGACAAATTAATAATTAACTTGATTCCCAAAAAAATCACCGAGGACAAATTTGACATTAACTATGAAATTAGTGTGAATAACGTGATTGTAGCCAAAGCAATTACCAGACACGTGTGTATTGATGTAGCTACACGGAATAAGAGACAAATGTCAGGTGAGATAATTTCCTGGTTAGAAACTAATCGTAGAGACGTAGAAGATATCGAGAGAAAAAAATCCAGGGAGGAGATTATATGA
- a CDS encoding ATP-binding protein, whose translation MVKYTYTDQLMSTINTSFHTKVQFLQRQAASVLLYQSVLQTEVGIAFLELLQAIRYTDGDGRNCLQAYGNYFHSLASSQQTWEEYLIRQILLSDNPFTKLAQKREFTDLPSALIAAAQHDLQILQNLYECNCALLSEWVQTVCHLPVSPVVWYQEPQPQPIQTVILQDLMSTWQQLENWGDIIGDLVTYYQHQGSGLFAEYRAFRWENGEFFGIPYPDRVKLETLVGYEEQKQILLKNTRFLLSGQPALHVLLYGSRGSGKSSLVKSLLNQDGYHNLRLVEVRKSELYSLPQIVEYLRDLPQKFIIFVDDLSFEEDDDVFKSLKVVLEGGLTPRPNNVVVYATSNRRHLIREYFTDRPNPKDHQEVHSWDTMEEKLSFADRFGLTLTFEAADQRTYLQIIHHLAAETGMDLGGEDLEFQALQWATRHNGRSGRTARQFIDFLQADSNDNNNY comes from the coding sequence ATGGTAAAATATACATATACTGATCAGCTCATGTCCACCATTAATACTTCATTCCACACCAAAGTCCAATTTTTACAGCGTCAAGCGGCGTCTGTGTTACTTTATCAGTCAGTATTACAAACGGAAGTAGGAATAGCGTTTCTAGAATTACTCCAGGCCATACGCTATACGGATGGAGATGGACGTAATTGTCTCCAAGCTTATGGCAATTACTTTCATTCTTTAGCAAGCAGTCAGCAAACTTGGGAAGAATATTTAATTAGACAAATTCTCCTATCAGACAATCCCTTTACTAAACTGGCTCAAAAGCGAGAATTTACTGATTTACCATCAGCATTAATCGCTGCTGCGCAACATGATCTACAGATATTACAAAACTTGTACGAGTGTAATTGTGCCCTTTTGAGTGAGTGGGTACAGACTGTATGCCATTTACCGGTTTCCCCAGTTGTATGGTATCAGGAACCCCAACCTCAACCAATCCAAACAGTAATACTTCAAGATTTAATGAGCACTTGGCAACAGTTAGAAAACTGGGGTGATATCATTGGGGACCTGGTGACCTATTATCAACACCAGGGAAGCGGGTTATTTGCTGAATATCGAGCTTTTAGATGGGAGAATGGGGAGTTTTTTGGCATACCCTATCCTGATAGGGTTAAACTGGAAACACTGGTAGGTTATGAGGAACAAAAACAAATCCTGTTAAAGAATACTCGGTTTTTATTATCAGGACAACCAGCGCTCCATGTATTACTTTATGGTAGTCGTGGTTCTGGAAAGTCTTCCTTAGTAAAATCCCTATTAAATCAGGATGGTTACCACAATCTGCGCCTGGTGGAAGTAAGAAAATCAGAGTTGTATAGTTTACCACAAATTGTGGAGTATTTACGGGATTTACCTCAGAAATTTATCATTTTCGTTGATGATCTTTCCTTTGAAGAGGATGATGATGTCTTCAAATCACTAAAAGTTGTTTTGGAAGGTGGTTTAACCCCCCGTCCCAATAATGTGGTTGTTTACGCTACATCTAACCGTCGCCATTTAATCAGGGAGTATTTTACTGACAGACCAAACCCAAAGGATCACCAAGAGGTTCATAGTTGGGATACAATGGAGGAGAAACTTTCTTTTGCAGATCGTTTTGGTTTAACACTAACCTTTGAAGCTGCTGATCAGAGAACCTATTTACAAATAATTCATCACTTAGCAGCAGAAACGGGTATGGATTTAGGCGGGGAAGATCTAGAATTTCAAGCTCTCCAATGGGCAACCCGTCATAATGGGCGTTCCGGTCGTACAGCACGACAGTTTATTGACTTCCTACAAGCCGATTCAAATGACAATAACAACTACTAA
- a CDS encoding phosphotransferase family protein, giving the protein MKISLSSENVIQYLYDTGLFSSQDSPSPESDLPKTTIDNHIFLVKLSGNRQILIKQETPNGEYPSNYQFSNEWVFHQLLVQFPLLGNIPAIASLLLHFDAENSILVCTFLSEYMELEEFYKNRSIFPLEIATSIGSALACLHRSTFQKQEYRDFIDTAPEGELRYNYYNPVQGISSLTQQVWGKTPTAALEFHALYQQYEELESAIADLSYHWKPCCLTHNDLQLDNILVHSRWQNLDDCLVRFKQWGVYAWGDPAFDLGTLLASYLQIWLSSLVVDSSLDLEESLDLALVSLDTVQPSLIAIMRTYLQIFPMVLEYFPQFIIRVVQFTGLALIHYIQKCINYYKYFDKTHLSMLEVGKKLLTMPENSLLNIFGTSPQEILPSVIGVKIGVKTYSKKNGRETDRQIAPIYYPKTRLRGC; this is encoded by the coding sequence ATGAAAATATCACTGTCTTCCGAAAATGTGATCCAGTACCTTTATGACACAGGTCTGTTCAGTTCACAAGATTCTCCATCCCCTGAATCTGATTTACCTAAAACTACTATTGATAACCATATTTTCTTGGTAAAACTCTCTGGTAACCGCCAAATTCTAATTAAACAAGAAACCCCTAATGGGGAATATCCCAGTAACTACCAGTTCTCGAACGAGTGGGTTTTTCACCAATTACTAGTGCAATTTCCCCTTCTTGGTAATATTCCGGCGATCGCATCTTTACTATTACACTTTGATGCGGAAAACTCTATCCTGGTCTGTACTTTTCTGAGCGAATATATGGAACTGGAGGAATTTTACAAAAATCGCAGTATTTTCCCCCTAGAAATTGCTACTTCTATTGGTAGTGCATTAGCATGTTTACATCGTTCCACTTTCCAGAAGCAGGAATACCGTGATTTTATAGATACTGCACCCGAGGGAGAGTTACGCTACAATTATTACAATCCGGTTCAAGGAATAAGCTCCCTTACCCAGCAGGTGTGGGGCAAAACTCCCACAGCAGCACTGGAATTTCACGCGCTTTATCAACAGTATGAAGAACTAGAATCTGCCATTGCGGATTTATCATACCATTGGAAACCATGTTGTTTAACCCACAATGATTTACAACTAGATAATATTCTAGTTCATTCCCGCTGGCAAAACTTAGATGACTGTCTAGTCAGATTTAAGCAATGGGGAGTATATGCTTGGGGGGATCCCGCTTTTGATTTAGGAACTCTACTCGCTAGTTATCTACAAATATGGCTTTCTAGTTTGGTGGTAGATTCCAGTTTAGACCTAGAAGAATCCCTGGATTTAGCCCTTGTTTCCCTGGATACGGTTCAACCCTCCCTAATTGCAATTATGCGAACCTATCTCCAGATCTTTCCCATGGTTTTAGAATACTTCCCACAGTTTATTATCCGGGTAGTTCAATTTACAGGATTGGCACTTATCCATTATATTCAAAAATGCATCAACTACTATAAGTATTTTGACAAAACTCATTTATCTATGTTAGAGGTTGGCAAAAAACTATTAACCATGCCAGAAAACTCACTATTAAATATTTTTGGCACTTCACCCCAGGAAATTCTGCCATCTGTGATAGGAGTTAAGATAGGGGTTAAAACTTACAGCAAAAAAAATGGCCGGGAAACCGATCGCCAAATAGCACCAATCTACTACCCTAAAACTCGTTTACGCGGTTGTTGA
- a CDS encoding ATP-binding cassette domain-containing protein codes for MSSDGKIAVEFRDVSFEINHRILLSKLNLEINQGEALILLGRSGSGKTTTLKLINHLLVPTQGEVFVQGLSTNKWDVIKLRRSMGYVIQETGLFPHFNVAENIGLIPSLEKWSGKKIKTRVYEMLDLVGLEPTKFVHRYPHQLSGGQRQRIGVARALAADPPILLMDEPFAALDPITRWELQQQFQHLQQQLGKTVVFVTHDIQEAFFLASRIGLMCEGNLVALGTTEEFLQSSHPEAKAFLACLNAGKRRE; via the coding sequence ATGTCCTCAGATGGGAAGATAGCAGTTGAATTTCGGGATGTGAGTTTTGAAATTAATCACCGTATTCTTTTATCTAAGCTCAATCTAGAAATTAATCAAGGGGAAGCACTGATATTGCTGGGACGCAGTGGTAGCGGTAAAACCACTACCCTGAAATTAATTAATCATTTGCTTGTACCTACCCAAGGGGAAGTTTTTGTGCAAGGTCTCTCCACGAATAAATGGGATGTGATTAAACTGAGGAGAAGCATGGGTTATGTGATTCAAGAAACTGGTTTGTTCCCCCATTTTAATGTGGCTGAAAATATTGGACTTATACCATCCCTAGAAAAATGGTCTGGCAAAAAAATTAAAACTAGGGTCTATGAAATGCTAGACCTGGTTGGGTTGGAACCAACTAAGTTTGTCCATCGTTATCCCCACCAACTCTCGGGGGGACAAAGACAAAGAATAGGAGTTGCTAGAGCATTAGCAGCGGATCCACCCATATTATTAATGGATGAACCCTTTGCAGCTCTAGATCCGATTACACGTTGGGAATTACAACAACAATTCCAGCATTTACAACAACAACTGGGCAAAACAGTGGTATTTGTAACTCATGATATTCAAGAAGCATTCTTTTTAGCATCCAGAATTGGATTAATGTGTGAGGGGAACTTAGTTGCTTTGGGTACAACAGAAGAATTCCTCCAATCTTCACATCCGGAAGCTAAGGCATTTTTGGCGTGTTTAAATGCTGGTAAACGTCGAGAATAA
- the bchM gene encoding magnesium protoporphyrin IX methyltransferase, producing MNATDDKTIVREYFNSTGFDRWKRIYGDGEVNSVQLDIRTGHQQTVDTVITWLKDDQNLSQLTICDAGCGVGSLSIPLAVEGAKVDASDISAKMVAEAQDRAVISLKNTANPTFTVQDLESLTGNYHTVICLDVLIHYPQEKADEMISHLCSLARSRIIISFAPKTFWLTILKKIGSFFPGPSKATRAYLHREVDVINILAKNGFTVQRKAMTRTRFYFSQLLEATR from the coding sequence ATGAACGCAACTGATGATAAAACAATAGTACGTGAATATTTTAATTCTACGGGATTTGACCGATGGAAACGTATTTATGGTGATGGGGAAGTAAACAGTGTACAATTAGACATTCGTACAGGACATCAACAAACTGTAGATACAGTTATTACCTGGTTAAAGGATGACCAGAATTTGTCCCAACTCACCATTTGTGATGCTGGATGTGGTGTGGGTAGTTTAAGTATTCCCCTTGCTGTGGAAGGAGCTAAAGTTGACGCCAGTGATATTTCGGCAAAAATGGTTGCAGAAGCTCAGGATAGAGCTGTAATTTCTTTGAAAAATACCGCCAACCCTACCTTTACCGTCCAAGACTTAGAATCTTTAACTGGTAACTATCATACGGTAATATGTTTGGACGTGCTAATTCACTATCCCCAAGAAAAAGCAGATGAGATGATATCCCATTTATGTTCCTTAGCGCGATCGCGGATCATTATTAGTTTTGCTCCCAAAACCTTTTGGCTGACCATTCTCAAGAAAATAGGTAGTTTTTTTCCGGGACCGAGTAAAGCGACTCGTGCCTATTTACACCGAGAAGTGGATGTAATCAACATCTTGGCAAAAAATGGGTTTACAGTTCAACGAAAAGCCATGACCAGAACCCGTTTTTATTTCTCCCAATTGCTGGAAGCAACACGATAA
- a CDS encoding DUF427 domain-containing protein yields MIRPNPIPPQPGQESVWDYPRPAILESTGKHLKVICNGVVLAETTQGKRVLETSHPPTYYFPPTDVKLECLIATSKKNLCEWKGAYQYYDVQIGERLIKYAAWRYFAPTPDFLPIQEYYGFIAALMDACYVDNELVTPQAGDFYGGWVTADIVGPFKGGMGTWGW; encoded by the coding sequence ATGATCAGACCAAATCCCATTCCCCCACAACCAGGACAGGAATCAGTTTGGGACTATCCCCGTCCCGCTATTCTAGAGAGTACTGGCAAACACCTAAAAGTAATTTGTAACGGGGTTGTTTTAGCTGAAACTACCCAGGGTAAAAGAGTTCTTGAGACCAGTCACCCCCCTACCTATTACTTTCCGCCCACTGATGTCAAACTGGAATGCTTAATAGCCACATCTAAGAAAAATCTGTGCGAATGGAAGGGAGCATACCAGTACTACGATGTACAGATTGGTGAGCGTCTAATCAAATATGCAGCTTGGCGATATTTTGCTCCTACGCCTGACTTTCTCCCTATTCAAGAATACTATGGGTTTATTGCAGCTTTGATGGATGCTTGCTACGTTGATAACGAGCTAGTCACACCCCAAGCTGGTGATTTTTATGGAGGATGGGTTACTGCGGATATTGTGGGGCCATTTAAAGGAGGTATGGGTACTTGGGGATGGTAA
- a CDS encoding radical SAM protein — translation MKIGLVELPQLKLLDPDGNDWTEQNQHPLISKQILMSNLEAGGFEVELFNLKKGTEEELFGETYWKGMNLLKIAYGKRVSSIDPQSCDAWGITNNFTIYRELTGFLLAHLAKGGKPIVVGGSDVIAQPNYYFHAGATVVVTDKSGAANWAIFDHILGQPQREELSGVLFADGTEYRKRRHPLHPQDWFLPSVAVANACLGGGQDFMDNLAESSLLPVGSAMFDLGCDRTCDFCQTPTYGSGYLRMTPEKALSWATRQKEAGAKSIVSDSDQFLGRVLFGDEGRQEVLDITEGLRKMNLPVSWDNGIELKKATRGRGKERNPEDLDPDEELVQAMWGWDGKTGCFMAYVPAERPFIGRQSYKKLLPWQQHCKMLRAIVHAGVPTISYGFIIGLPDDNRDSFLYLEEAISELKQDLRTINPSLNFFITPYSIIPIPGTPQEQNIKKLNLLRFEDPTIRGNFWTSCADTHHLSYEEVSDWQLSLFRSLGDQWTTDSMPLGRTSPR, via the coding sequence ATGAAGATTGGACTCGTAGAACTACCTCAACTCAAACTTCTCGATCCCGATGGCAATGACTGGACCGAGCAAAATCAACATCCACTAATTAGTAAGCAGATTTTGATGTCGAACCTGGAAGCTGGCGGGTTTGAGGTGGAGTTATTTAACCTTAAAAAAGGCACGGAAGAAGAACTGTTTGGAGAAACCTATTGGAAGGGAATGAATCTTCTGAAAATTGCTTATGGAAAGAGGGTTTCCTCTATTGACCCTCAATCTTGTGACGCCTGGGGTATTACCAATAACTTTACAATATACAGGGAATTGACAGGTTTTCTTTTGGCCCATCTAGCTAAAGGGGGCAAACCCATAGTGGTCGGTGGTTCCGATGTGATTGCCCAACCCAATTATTACTTCCATGCGGGAGCTACAGTGGTTGTTACAGATAAGTCAGGGGCGGCAAACTGGGCAATTTTCGATCATATTTTAGGACAACCCCAACGAGAAGAATTATCAGGGGTGCTTTTTGCTGATGGAACTGAGTATCGTAAACGTCGCCACCCTCTACACCCCCAAGATTGGTTTTTGCCTTCAGTTGCAGTTGCTAATGCTTGTTTAGGAGGCGGCCAAGATTTTATGGATAACCTGGCTGAATCCTCCCTATTACCAGTAGGTTCTGCTATGTTTGATTTGGGATGCGATCGCACCTGCGACTTTTGCCAGACTCCGACCTATGGATCAGGGTATTTAAGAATGACTCCTGAAAAGGCTTTATCATGGGCAACTCGACAAAAAGAAGCAGGGGCAAAAAGTATTGTTTCTGATTCAGATCAGTTTCTCGGTCGAGTACTATTTGGAGATGAAGGACGACAAGAGGTGTTGGATATCACCGAAGGACTGAGAAAAATGAACCTCCCCGTTTCCTGGGACAATGGTATCGAACTAAAAAAAGCAACTAGGGGACGGGGTAAAGAGCGAAATCCAGAGGATTTAGATCCGGATGAAGAACTTGTGCAAGCCATGTGGGGTTGGGATGGTAAAACTGGTTGCTTCATGGCCTATGTCCCTGCTGAACGCCCCTTCATAGGTCGTCAATCGTACAAAAAACTACTCCCTTGGCAACAGCACTGCAAAATGCTCCGAGCCATTGTACATGCGGGGGTTCCAACTATTTCCTATGGTTTCATCATTGGTTTACCTGACGATAATCGAGATAGTTTTCTCTATCTAGAAGAAGCAATTAGTGAGCTAAAACAAGATCTTAGAACTATTAATCCATCCCTCAACTTTTTTATTACCCCCTACTCAATTATTCCAATTCCAGGAACCCCACAAGAACAAAATATAAAAAAACTTAACCTACTGCGTTTTGAAGATCCCACAATTCGTGGCAATTTTTGGACAAGTTGTGCTGATACTCATCATCTCAGCTATGAAGAGGTTTCTGACTGGCAATTATCTCTATTTCGTAGTCTGGGCGATCAATGGACAACTGACTCCATGCCATTGGGTAGGACCTCACCCCGTTAA
- a CDS encoding glycine betaine ABC transporter substrate-binding protein, translated as MFLLQHSKEILIGSLEHLVLVSIAMMIAITIGIPLGIYITHRPKFAPAILGLANAIQTVPSLAIFGFLISVPFLGGIGRNPAIVALTLYALLPIIRNTYIGINGISPAIREAGIGMGMTERELLLKVEIPLALPVILAGVRVATVISVGIATIAAAIGGGGLGTFIFRGISTVNNELILAGAIPSALIALGADFCLGMLENYLTQQIVGKGNKEPVSGIFSKSLGIISVIGLILCGLVIFNVFNNVLNLQSKTPKLATITIGSKNFTEQVILGEILAQQIENHTQLRVERKFNLGGTFVCHEAVKAGKIAGYIEYTGTAFTAILKEKPITDPQTVYEKTKQAYREKYNLTVMPSLGFENNYALIIRSEDAKKWQVKNLSQIASYSNQLKAGFGYEFLERADGYPGLSKTYQLQFADIKQMELGLMYEALKQKQVDLIAANSTDGLIPVLDLVILADDKKYFPPYQAVPVFNQQILEKYPELEPAINQLVGRISTTQMQKMNYQVDNQSLAVEDVVREWLKSEKL; from the coding sequence ATGTTTTTATTGCAACACAGTAAAGAAATTCTGATTGGTAGTCTGGAGCATTTAGTGTTAGTGAGTATTGCTATGATGATAGCAATTACTATTGGTATTCCTTTGGGAATTTATATTACTCACAGACCCAAATTTGCGCCAGCGATTTTAGGTTTAGCTAATGCTATTCAGACAGTTCCCAGTTTGGCTATATTTGGTTTTTTAATTTCTGTGCCTTTTTTGGGTGGGATTGGTAGAAATCCTGCTATTGTTGCTTTAACGCTTTATGCTTTACTACCTATTATTCGTAATACTTATATTGGTATTAATGGCATTAGTCCTGCGATTAGAGAAGCAGGAATTGGCATGGGAATGACAGAAAGGGAGTTGCTATTAAAGGTGGAAATTCCTTTGGCTTTACCGGTGATTTTAGCTGGTGTAAGGGTAGCAACTGTCATATCTGTAGGAATTGCCACTATTGCTGCTGCTATTGGTGGTGGTGGTTTAGGAACATTTATTTTCCGGGGAATTTCTACAGTTAATAATGAACTGATTTTGGCGGGCGCAATTCCTTCTGCTCTCATTGCTCTAGGTGCGGATTTTTGCCTGGGTATGTTGGAAAATTATCTGACTCAACAAATAGTTGGTAAGGGTAATAAAGAACCAGTTTCTGGGATCTTTAGTAAAAGTTTGGGGATAATTTCAGTGATAGGTTTGATATTATGTGGATTAGTGATTTTTAATGTATTTAATAATGTACTTAATTTACAGTCTAAAACACCAAAATTGGCAACCATTACTATTGGGTCGAAAAACTTTACCGAGCAGGTGATATTGGGAGAAATTTTAGCACAACAAATAGAAAATCATACCCAGTTACGGGTGGAACGTAAGTTTAATTTGGGGGGTACTTTTGTTTGTCACGAAGCAGTAAAAGCTGGTAAGATCGCAGGTTATATAGAGTATACTGGCACTGCATTTACAGCAATTTTAAAGGAGAAGCCAATTACAGATCCTCAAACTGTTTATGAGAAAACTAAACAAGCATATCGGGAAAAATATAACTTAACTGTGATGCCATCTTTAGGATTTGAAAACAACTATGCCCTAATTATTCGCAGTGAAGATGCTAAAAAATGGCAGGTTAAAAATCTTTCACAAATAGCTAGTTATAGTAATCAATTAAAAGCTGGTTTCGGCTATGAATTTTTGGAACGAGCAGATGGTTATCCAGGTTTGTCTAAAACATATCAATTACAATTTGCTGATATTAAACAAATGGAGTTGGGTTTAATGTATGAGGCTTTGAAGCAAAAACAGGTAGACTTAATAGCTGCAAATTCTACAGATGGATTAATTCCGGTTTTGGATTTGGTAATTCTAGCAGATGATAAGAAATACTTTCCACCCTATCAAGCTGTCCCTGTGTTTAACCAACAAATTCTGGAAAAATACCCAGAATTGGAACCTGCGATTAATCAGTTGGTCGGGAGAATATCTACCACTCAAATGCAAAAGATGAATTATCAAGTAGACAATCAATCTCTTGCTGTAGAAGATGTGGTGAGGGAATGGTTAAAATCAGAAAAGTTATAA
- a CDS encoding T3SS effector HopA1 family protein, which yields MLSSYQVNNSPINSHLHGLQLNNSPLNSQISQISSSQSSPVSRLDNYHLSVIESLFDIARNIEISADFSIQHPQYQPFAIPSTVAQRFRHNSPDLQQKYLNLLLRNFLHGIYYNGALQPILSTNNQQCGHLLTNGLEPNYKLGVDRNFYQQLHENNHGIGNYDAEWEVLRTEPDGTIAVMKNNLTLYVEPECYLKSNRSPNPGDLIGIWMPKNRLQNGCYIAVGNCNQQHLSYNHNINYYSKKIVKIYFNITPSGAIALMNILTKRLNDASIPFSFEVLYNPISYRRYDTATLHFNCQDYPAIRKILEPTYLETEIYFQPQIPLFTKYLAPGLSLAEEPNQKFSPEESFGMNRCQIIANALLEAWQKGKNAIEERIQIIQQHFASQLIDLHYPYLNPSSQDVY from the coding sequence ATGTTGAGTAGTTACCAAGTAAATAATTCCCCCATAAATAGCCATTTGCATGGTCTGCAGTTAAACAATTCCCCCCTAAATAGTCAAATAAGCCAAATCAGTAGTTCTCAAAGTTCCCCAGTAAGTCGACTAGATAATTATCACCTGTCCGTTATTGAGTCCCTATTTGATATTGCTAGAAATATTGAGATTTCAGCGGATTTCTCTATTCAACATCCCCAATATCAACCTTTTGCCATACCTAGTACGGTGGCACAAAGATTTAGACACAATTCACCGGATTTGCAGCAAAAATATCTAAACCTATTGCTGCGCAATTTCCTCCATGGTATTTATTATAACGGGGCACTGCAACCCATTTTATCTACCAATAATCAGCAGTGTGGTCATTTACTAACCAACGGATTAGAACCAAATTATAAATTAGGTGTTGACCGAAATTTTTACCAACAGCTACATGAAAATAATCACGGTATAGGTAACTATGATGCTGAATGGGAGGTATTAAGAACAGAACCAGATGGGACTATTGCCGTGATGAAAAATAATCTCACACTGTATGTAGAACCAGAATGTTATCTCAAGTCCAACCGATCTCCTAATCCTGGTGATTTAATAGGGATTTGGATGCCAAAGAACCGACTGCAAAATGGTTGTTACATAGCAGTTGGCAACTGTAATCAGCAACATCTATCTTATAACCATAATATAAATTATTATTCTAAAAAAATAGTAAAAATCTATTTTAACATTACCCCATCCGGAGCGATCGCCCTGATGAACATTTTAACAAAACGACTAAACGATGCCAGCATTCCCTTTAGTTTTGAAGTATTATATAATCCTATTTCTTATAGAAGGTATGATACAGCCACATTGCATTTTAACTGTCAAGACTATCCAGCTATCCGTAAAATTTTAGAACCAACTTACCTAGAGACCGAAATTTATTTTCAGCCCCAAATACCCCTATTTACCAAATACTTAGCCCCTGGATTGAGTTTAGCTGAAGAACCGAACCAAAAATTCTCTCCAGAAGAGAGTTTTGGTATGAACCGTTGTCAAATAATTGCCAATGCTCTGTTAGAAGCTTGGCAAAAAGGTAAAAATGCCATAGAAGAGCGAATACAGATTATTCAGCAACATTTTGCATCTCAGCTAATTGATTTACATTACCCTTACCTCAATCCCAGCTCTCAGGATGTTTATTGA